Proteins encoded within one genomic window of Episyrphus balteatus chromosome 1, idEpiBalt1.1, whole genome shotgun sequence:
- the LOC129905947 gene encoding DDB1- and CUL4-associated factor 11: protein MGNNITYEIMEEEDLEDSNEVLESFGSNTTDYRQHISYALGRMVSHIVGNLPRYTSSEMPVIRKRPDLRTFRHTPLYKEIKQLSGLPPTNRRPNEKWSLQRGLLKRENGLASRTSGYFTPSQHRMISNLFVPNHKETRLMSFDSKVFICKFNKDGSRLITASQDAMIRVFDSSKGTYHRINRIKAQDVGWGILDIDFSPCGQYFTYSTWSEYFFVVPLNGTTDVFQWLRLNTEVNRSGIFSVRFSPGGETLIGGCNDSCIYMCNRETTAVKSIKTESENYVDINAVSYVSDMSPDIFVSGCNLGVIKLWDARCLGPSDAVATPVSSFLGHYDGITYIDPRNDGNYLLSNSKDQSIKIWDLRKPTPVDKVCNEKDLPMLDWDYRWDEVPHEYYNPTKIMDGDVSVMTFRGHRVTKSLIRAKFSPAAQTGQRYIYTGCGTGRIIIYDVLTGQIKEAIEGHKDIVRDLSWHPVRSEIVSSSWDSHVNFNNFKTNSNNRSRSDSARYKAGPLRRSRRIATQNGEYHEDDEYDEEDINFTW from the exons ATGGGCAATAATATAACTTATGAAATAATGGAAGAAGAAGACCTTGAAGATAGCAATGAAGTTTTAGAATCCTTTGGCAGCAATACGACAGATTACAGGCAGCATATTTCATATGCATTAGGGCGGATGGTTAGCCA taTCGTAGGAAATTTGCCACGATATACATCTTCAGAAATGCCAGTTATACGAAAGCGACCAGATTTAAGGACGTTCAGG CACACACCactttataaagaaataaaacaattatcCGGTCTACCACCGACCAATCGTCGTCCCAATGAAAAATGGTCCCTTCAACGTGGACTTTTAAAACGAGAAAATGGATTAGCATCAAGAACTTCAGGTTATTTTACACCAAGTCAACATCGTATGATATCAAATCTTTTTGTACCAAATCACAAAGAAACTCGACTTATGTCGTTTGATTCAAAAGTGTTCATATGCAAATTTAATAAAGATGGTAGTCGCCTTATAACCGCCAGTCAAG aTGCTATGATCAGAGTTTTTGACTCATCCAAAGGAACTTACCATCGAATAAATCGCATTAAAGCACAAGATGTCGGTTGGGGTATTTTAGATATAGATTTTAGTCCATGTGGACAATATTTTACATATTCTACTTGGTCGGAATATT TCTTTGTGGTTCCATTGAATGGAACAACCGATGTGTTCCAATGGCTGCGACTCAACACAGAAGTTAATCGTTCGGGAATATTTTCTGTGAGGTTTTCTCCTGGCGGGGAAACTCTGATTGGCGGCTGCAACGATTCTTGTATATACATGTGTAACAGGGAAACTACAGCAGTAAAGTCTATAAag ACTGAAAGTGAAAATTACGTCGATATAAATGCCGTTAGCTATGTGAGTGATATGAGTCCCGATATCTTCGTATCGGGCTGCAATCTTGGAGTTATAAAACTCTGGGATGCTAGATGTTTAGGACCCAGTGATGCAGTTGCAACACCTGTGTCTTCATTTTTGGGCCATTACGATGGTATCACTTATATTGATCCAAGAAACGATGGCAATTATCTTCTGTCGAATTCCAAAGATCAAAGTATCAAAATTTGGGATTTACGAAAACCAACACCTGTCGATAAGGTCTGCAATGAAAAAGATCTACCAATGTTAGATTGGGATTATCGATGGGATGAAGTGCCTCATGAAT atTATAATCCAACGAAAATTATGGATGGAGATGTTAGTGTGATGACATTTAGAGGGCATAGAGTAACAAAGAGTTTGATTAGAGCCAAATTTTCGCCTGCTGCGCAAACTGGTCAGCGTTATATATACACTGGTTGTGGAACAGGACGAATTATAA tttatgatGTATTAACTGGACAAATCAAGGAGGCTATCGAAGGACATAAAGATATTGTTCGGGATTTGTCTTGGCATCCAGTGCGATCAGAAATTGTTTCCAGTTCG tggGATTCAcatgttaattttaataattttaaaacaaattcgaATAATCGAAGTCGTTCTGATAGCGCCCGCTATAAAGCAGGTCCTTTAAGACGTTCCCGTCGAATAGCAACACAAAATGGAGAATATCACGAGGATGACGAATATGATGAAGAAGAT ATAAATTTTACATGGTAG
- the LOC129906347 gene encoding PIN2/TERF1-interacting telomerase inhibitor 1 isoform X2: protein MAMLAGPRQKKRYILTPKGKPLFEDNDRFGTKMLEKMGWSKGKGLGKSENGQQDFVRLKFKADDQGFGFQERDDQWTEHEKNFNGLLENLNSGNNSSADNDDMTPAVGLGFATSNTSDKKKKLKEKISGQSLEERSKQSKARVHYKKFTKGKDMSQYSEKDLANIFGKKATPEDANIYDQFQAFNQRDEDVELPSGTPIINTGISVNDYFKSKMAALKEKQGIEVSLNPFGGNTRIKRKQSDDEEAPDVEEEHVPRKKKKTNHVEVEKSETAEPAAKSGEEQVPRKKKKSKKQSIEVEESNIVEETPESEEPPKKKKKDKKKKLELVTNIAEKIQNPVESNSEESNSSKKKKKSKKEIANEEIVETPCIPLEDQIQKTKKKKDKKDKSLPEEAKTEKVEESTSQNTAEEIHQQEETSKPIKSKKKKDKAEKNSAI from the exons ATGGCAATGTTAGCAGGACCCCGTCAAAAGAAACGCTACATTCTAACACCAAAAGGCAAACCTCTATtcgaag acAATGATCGTTTTGGaacaaaaatgttagaaaaaatgGGCTGGTCCAAAGGCAAAGGCTTGGGCAAAAGTGAAAATGGCCAACAAGATTTTGTTCGTTTGAAATTCAAAGCCGACGATCAAGGATTTGGTTTTCAAGAGCGCGATGATCAATGGACGGAACATGAGAAAAATTTCAATGGTCTTTTAGAGAATCTAAATAGTGGCAATAACTCGTCGGCCGATAATGATGACATGACACCGGCTGTAGGTTTGGGATTTGCCACATCAAACACTTCTGACAAAAAGAAGAAACTAAAAGAAAAGATAAGTGGACAATCTTTGGAAGAAAGATCAAAACAAAGCAAAGCTAGGGTACATTATAAGAAATTCACCAAAGGCAAAGACATGTCACAATACAGTGAAAAAGATTTGGCCAATATCTTTGGTAAAAAAGCCACTCCAGAGGATGCAAATATTTATGATCAATTTCAAGCTTTTAATCAAAGAGATGAAGATGTGGAATTGCCATCTGGAACTCCAATTATTAACACTGGCATTTCTGTAAATgattatttcaaatcaaaaatggctgctttgaaagaaaaacaaggCATTGAAGTGTCGCTTAATCCATTTGGTGGCAACACGAGAATAAAGAGAAAACAAAGCGATGACGAAGAAGCACCAGACGTCGAAGAGGAACATGTTCccaggaagaagaagaaaaccaaTCATGTCGAGGTTGAGAAATCCGAAACAGCAGAACCAGCAGCGAAATCTGGAGAAGAGCAGGTTCCTcggaaaaagaagaaaagtaaaaaacagtCAATTGAAGTGGAGGAGTCGAACATTGTTGAGGAAACACCTGAATCTGAAGAGCCTcctaagaaaaagaaaaaagacaaaaaaaagaaactggAACTGGTAACAAATATAGCCGAAAAGATTCAGAATCCAGTTGAATCCAATTCAGAGGAATCAAATTcgtctaaaaagaagaagaaatcgaAAAAGGAGATTGCCAATGAAGAAATCGTCGAAACTCCTTGCATTCCATTGGAAGAccaaattcaaaaaaccaaaaaaaagaaagataagaAAGATAAATCTCTTCCAGAAGAAGCAAAAACCGAAAAAGTTGAAGAATCCACAAGTCAAAATACCGCCGAAGAAATCCACCAACAAGAAGAAACTTCCAAACcaataaaatcgaaaaagaaGAAAGATAAAGCTGAA AAAAATTCCGCAATTTAG
- the LOC129921047 gene encoding WASH complex subunit 2 has translation MDNEVSLDKIVEKSKQWTLEGDCSLLQWMNQISNNLEERVTKTTSAINDMSIKLDRTSIALSNVTNNLAALQYSKFVENRVHDDDETLSVPVTVPNDDVTDNKNSGQDIYSFLKKNLEMMNSCHEAYSISYEDSDDDDDEPVTNVVYRSKNPYEARPLPHIYGSTLWKEKWHIGLCDSDNDFSGDENSEQFSESSSTADESYESTAPTMSEWDSTAWGLNTQNNIERKDMHTPSNDGESSYQGDDYSQSKVSTPRTQRSVAISQPPQPIQDQRYYHHIPRRQENLFDDIFNESKPQEVPTATQVVPPQNVPSQVVTPQVITAPQKKIIPESYIPNEPPPDEQSIESDNNRRVGAKKTLNLFDDDEFSSFMDQIVQKATNKNIKSDEQPQKNPEPPKKTVAPNLFNDFNDDTPADDDFQSKPKKAESSNIFNEPSVHKQQQPIKSVAQNLFNDSDDLFSRPSEKVKDPPKKTVAPNLFSDSDDLFTPSISKPPVVVKQKASSPKLEDDIFTPSPKSSAIIEKTKIKNLFDDDDEDDDFDNIFASKPSSSKTFTQATKNLFEDDLSVEPENKGVTLAKDESIEEVTKEGLFDDDKNSPVLQEETVPKVPLMKETPNVQKVIFDVEKEASPLLKEDTSKIGSLLKKGLFDDFDDLEDEDDIFSTKPAKKDPFENLFEKDKKLSVIPSKSLFGDDEEEDLVPKVTESRKEDQVEKNNLFGDEVPKVTESRKGDQVENNNLFGDEDEVPKVIESKIEKQVEKKTLYGNEEDEDKGPKLPESQKEDQVEKMTLFSDKKDEDESPKITPSKQETQVEKRTLFGDEENAEESSKVIESKKEQQIKKNENKKPSIEAVGKGSEDDIFVPSGSSKPKTQFDDIFADDVPEDNFDGFVLSKSEKVNEKVEDIPETKPSNLESTVTSTKPAESSNKPAVASRLPVIAQKPMVDKTSKPQIMPRKNTKSDLLEKSQEEASKQGIEKVSSSRTEESHPNKEPLETPQHTEFTKMKPDSVSKLSSKPEVLKFPEEEILDTPSSLKKQNTQTIAKSDDEDIKPIPKPKPKVIIEEVKISTPSKETSVVPVEQTEKKPSTIPSYTSLFHDDLPPEDENPNPTSNEESPMHTVDDDVEIKPVSSTSVPYSSLNLFADVPPDDYFLVSTPTAVTAAAEPQTKRIHSIFYDDFHETIEAGREMRGPSSYMINDEPPPDDSDNKPIVSEIKKEKPQVSKLKKMNFQINVGALLPSAKMPSFKKAETIEKNTPSEIVTNEDPTPIAKSPVNNEIIPSPESSSAGTRELPENILPNLNRDRAKVQVKRRPSTRTGRQERYRKSMIEDTVSSNYHDENETDNEIKQSMSSSVFEGFSSRTEDTIVSKQEVSEKQNQTKTVSSSLYEDFGTFNRKEQLTEEKTQSSNQLPDEATLFEEPDNIFNKKVASSSSSKATITKLPVLFKDSDSEPENIFETMKSNKSNTKESLPVTKNLDSLFDSDDGIDENPFGTPKNFFSQSQSIVKKETIKPTEDSSKPADSLFEPAHQKEIQPAQPAFKPTEAPVKTTPKSSTLFGDSDDGSDDLFKDAKSSKKTTVQKKPEQKPKTKPVSKPVKQKASLFSSDEDSGSGDNLFGGKARTKTASKKIEPANDKASSNLFADLSDDDSDGLFGTSTKKPIAVNKSKPTLSTNRARSTKQPAQAQPAKAISNNPLSDLLGP, from the exons ATg GACAACGAAGTGTCTCTTgataaaattgttgaaaaatccAAGCAATGGACTCTCGAAGGTGACTGCTCTTTGCTTCAATGGATGAATCAGATATCCAAT AATTTGGAAGAAAGAGTTACCAAAACAACTTCTGCTATAAATGATATGTCTATTAAATTAGATAGAACATCTATAGCTTTGAGTAATGTAACAAATAATCTAGCTGCTTTACAGTATTCCAAATTTGTTGAGAATCGAGTTCATGACGATGATGAAACTTTGTCTGTTCCAGTTACTGTTCCAAATGATGAT GTGACCGATAACAAGAACTCAGGACAAGacatttattcgtttttgaagaaaaatctgGAAATGATGAATTCTTGCCATGAAGCATACTCTATAAGCTATGAGGACTctgacgatgatgacgacgaacCAGTTACGAA tgTCGTGTATCGTTCAAAGAATCCTTACGAAGCACGTCCCTTACCTCATATATACGGTTCAACTTTGTGGAAGGAAAAATGGCATATTGGTCTATGTGACTCTGATAATGATTTCTCGGGCGATGAAAATTCTGAACAATTCTCCGAATCATCATCTACCGCAGATGAATCATACGAGAGCACAGCACCAACCATGTCTGAATGGGATTCCACAGCATGGGGATTAAATACTCAAAACAATATCGAAAGAAAAGATATGCATACTCCTTCGAATGATGGAGAGTCTTCATATCAAGGTGATGATTATTCTCAATCAAAAGTATCCACACCTAGGACTCAGAGAAGTGTTGCTATCTCACAACCGCCACAACCGATTCAGGATCAACGATACTATCATCATATTCCTCGGCGACAAGAGAATCTATTTGATGACATTTTCAATGAATCAAAACCACAGGAAGTGCCTACTGCTACTCAAGTTGTTCCACCTCAGAATGTCCCCTCTCAGGTTGTCACACCTCAAGTTATAACCGCTCcacaaaagaaaattatacCAGAAAGTTATATTCCAAATGAACCACCACCAGATGAACAATCAATTGAAAGTGACAATAATCGTCGTGTTGGAGCAAAGAAAACTCTCAATTtatttgatgatgatgaatttAGCTCATTTATGGATCAAATTGTTCAAAAagctacaaataaaaatatcaaatctgATGAACAACCTCAGAAAAATCCAGAACCACCGAAAAAAACAGTGGCTCCAAATCTTTTTAACGACTTTAATGATGATACTCCTGCTGATGATGATTTCCAGAGTAAGCCTAAAAAAGCTGaatcttcaaatatttttaatgaaccCAGTGTTCATAAACAACAACAGCCAATTAAAAGTGTTGCACAAAATCTTTTTAATGATTCCGATGATCTTTTTAGTCGTCCGTCGGAGAAAGTTAAAGACCCACCTAAAAAAACTGTCGCTCCAAATCTTTTTAGCGATTCCGATGATCTATTTACTCCATCAATCAGTAAACCTCCAGTTGTTGTGAAACAAAAAGCCTCCTCACCAAAGCTAGAAGATGACATTTTCACACCTTCTCCCAAGTCGTCGGCAATTattgagaaaacaaaaatcaaaaacctatttgacgatgatgacgaagatgatgattttgataatatttttgcCTCGAAACCAAGTTCAAGTAAAACATTCACTCAGGCTACCAAAAATCTATTTGAAGATGATTTATCAGTGGAACCTGAAAATAAAGGAGTGACTCTAGCGAAGGACGAATCGATCGAGGAAGTTACTAAGGAAGGATTATTTGATGATGATAAAAATAGTCCAGTTTTGCAAGAAGAAACGGTCCCTAAGGTTCCATTGATGAAGGAAACTCCTAATgttcaaaaagtcatttttgatgTGGAAAAAGAAGCTTCCCCTCTACTAAAGGAGGACACATCCAAAATTGGGTCATTACTCAAAAAAGGTCTTTTCGATGATTTTGATGACCTAGAAGACGAAGATGATATATTTTCCACCAAACCAGCGAAAAAAGATCCTTTTGAAAATctatttgaaaaagataaaaagctTTCAGTTATACCAAGCAAATCTTTGTTTGGTGATGATGAGGAAGAGGATTTAGTTCCAAAGGTGACTGAATCGAGAAAGGAAgatcaagttgaaaaaaataatttgtttggggATGAAGTTCCAAAGGTGACTGAATCAAGAAAGGGAGATCAagttgaaaacaataatttgttTGGGGATGAAGATGAAGTTCCAAAAGTGATTGAGTCAAAAATAGAAAAGCAAGTTGAAAAGAAGACTCTCTATGGTAATGAGGAGGATGAAGATAAAGGTCCGAAGTTACCTGAATCACAAAAAGAAGATCAGGTTGAAAAGATGACTCTATTTAGTGATAAAAAAGATGAAGATGAAAGTCCGAAGATAACTCCATCAAAGCAAGAAACTCAGGTTGAAAAGAGAACTCTGTTTGGTGATGAGGAGAATGCAGAAGAAAGTTCGAAGGTTATTGAATCAAAGAAGGAACagcaaattaaaaagaatgaaaacaaaaaaccgagCATTGAAGCTGTGGGAAAGGGATCTGAGGATGATATTTTTGTTCCTTCAGGCTCAAGCAAACCTAAAACTCAGTTTGATGATATTTTTGCAGACGATGTTCCCGAGGATAACTTTGATGGCTTTGTTCTTTCAAAATCAGAAAAAGTTAATGAAAAGGTTGAAGATATTCCAGAGACAAAGCCAAGTAACTTGGAATCAACTGTAACATCGACAAAACCAGCAGAATCATCAAACAAACCAGCTGTTGCTTCAAGATTACCAGTTATTGCTCAGAAACCAATGGTGGACAAAACATCTAAACCACAAATAATGCCTAGGAAAAACACTAAATCAGATCTGCTTGAAAAGAGTCAAGAGGAGGCTTCAAAGCAGGGCATTGAAAAAGTATCTTCCTCACGAACCGAAGAATCTCATCCAAATAAGGAACCACTAGAAACTCCCCAACATACTGaatttacaaaaatgaaaccaGATAGTGTTTCGAAGTTGAGTTCAAAGCCAGAAGTATTGAAATTCCCTGAAGAAGAAATTCTTGATACACCCAGCTCTTTGAAGAAACAAAATACTCAAACTATTGCTAAATCAGATGATGAAGATATAAAACCTATTCCAAAACCTAAGCCGAAAGTAATTATTGAAGAAGTGAAGATATCTACTCCCTCGAAAGAGACTTCAGTTGTACCCGTGGAACAAACTGAAAAGAAACCCTCAACAATTCCAAGCTATACAAGTTTGTTTCATGATGATTTACCACCTGAAGATGAAAATCCAAATCCCACTTCGAATGAGGAATCTCCAATGCATACTGTAGACGATGATGTTGAAATTAAACCAGTTTCTTCAACATCTGTTCCTTATAGTAGCCTTAATCTATTTGCTGATGTTCCACCAGATGATTACTTTTTAGTATCTACACCGACAGCCGTGACAGCAGCTGCAGAACCCCAAACTAAACGAATTCACAGTATTTTCTATGATGATTTCCATGAAACTATCGAAGCTGGTCGTGAAATGAGAGGACCATCGAGTTATATGATCAATGATGAACCTCCACCAGATGACAGTGATAATAAACCAATTGTTTCAgaaattaagaaagaaaaaccACAAGTttcgaaattgaaaaaaatgaatttccaaATTAATGTTGGAGCTTTATTACCTTCGGCGAAGATGCCATCGTTTAAAAAAGCCGAAACAATTGAGAAAAATACTCCGAGTGAAATTGTAACAAATGAAGACCCTACACCTATTGCAAAGTCTCCAGTAAATAATGAAATTATTCCTAGTCCAGAATCATCATCGGCAGGAACAAGGGAACTacctgaaaatattttacctaaTTTAAATAGAGATCGTGCTAAGGTTCAAGTCAAAAGAAGACCATCTACTCGAACGGGAAGACAAGAAAGATACAGAAAATCGATGATAGAAGACACTGTATCTAGCAATTATCATGACGAAAATGAAACAGATAATGAAATAAAGCAATCGATGTCTTCATCAGTGTTTGAAGGTTTTTCATCACGAACAGAGGATACTATAGTATCGAAACAGGAAGTAAgcgaaaaacaaaatcaaacaaaaactgTATCTTCCTCGCTCTATGAAGATTTTGGAACCTTCAATAGAAAAGAACAACTCACTGAAGAGAAAACACAATCTTCAAATCAATTGCCAGATGAAGCAACACTTTTTGAAGAACCtgataatattttcaataaaaaagttgCTTCTTCATCTTCTTCCAAAGCTACTATAACTAAATTACctgttttatttaaagattCCGATTCTGAGCctgaaaatattttcgaaactaTGAAATCCAATAAATCGAATACGAAAGAATCTTTGCCTGTGACTAAAAATTTAGATTCTCTTTTTGATTCGGATGATGGAATTGATGAAAATCCATTTGGAACACCGAAGAATTTTTTCTCTCAATCTCAATCCATtgtgaaaaaagaaacaatcaaACCAACAGAAGATAGTTCTAAGCCAGCTGATTCACTATTTGAACCTGCTCATCAGAAAGAAATTCAACCAGCTCAGCCTGCATTTAAACCTACTGAAGCACCAGTTAAAACAACACCAAAATCATCAACACTTTTTGGTGATTCAGATGATGGTTCAGATGATCTTTTTAAAGATGCAAAAAGTTCTAAGAAAACTACAGTTCAGAAAAAACCTGAACAAAAACCGAAAACAAAACCAGTAAGTAAACCAGTTAAGCAAAAAGCTTCATTGTTTTCTAGCGATGAAGATAGTGGATCTGGTGATAATCTATTTGGAGGAAAAGCACGAACTAAAACAGCAAGCAAAAAAATTGAACCTGCTAATGATAAGGCATCTTCGAATTTATTTGCTGATTTGTCAGACGATGATAGTGATGGGCTTTTTGGAACTTCAACAAAGAAACCAATTGCAg ttaaTAAATCAAAACCCACATTATCAACGAATCGAGCGCGATCAACTAAGCAACCTGCGCAGGCGCAGCCAGCAAAAGCAATTAGTAACAATCCTTTATCCGATTTGTTGGGCCCCTAA
- the LOC129906347 gene encoding PIN2/TERF1-interacting telomerase inhibitor 1 isoform X1 encodes MAMLAGPRQKKRYILTPKGKPLFEDNDRFGTKMLEKMGWSKGKGLGKSENGQQDFVRLKFKADDQGFGFQERDDQWTEHEKNFNGLLENLNSGNNSSADNDDMTPAVGLGFATSNTSDKKKKLKEKISGQSLEERSKQSKARVHYKKFTKGKDMSQYSEKDLANIFGKKATPEDANIYDQFQAFNQRDEDVELPSGTPIINTGISVNDYFKSKMAALKEKQGIEVSLNPFGGNTRIKRKQSDDEEAPDVEEEHVPRKKKKTNHVEVEKSETAEPAAKSGEEQVPRKKKKSKKQSIEVEESNIVEETPESEEPPKKKKKDKKKKLELVTNIAEKIQNPVESNSEESNSSKKKKKSKKEIANEEIVETPCIPLEDQIQKTKKKKDKKDKSLPEEAKTEKVEESTSQNTAEEIHQQEETSKPIKSKKKKDKAEVSSHPNELTSLTKKNPYLIDKYTISIFCAEKFRNLDFDKYQNSNLPNLIGYGLSETLELDVKNIAKDAERIMNLWTGKSDKYTDNKKSKLKSYNKYMKKVKVARRTQQKIPTLHFKSLKRKSVF; translated from the exons ATGGCAATGTTAGCAGGACCCCGTCAAAAGAAACGCTACATTCTAACACCAAAAGGCAAACCTCTATtcgaag acAATGATCGTTTTGGaacaaaaatgttagaaaaaatgGGCTGGTCCAAAGGCAAAGGCTTGGGCAAAAGTGAAAATGGCCAACAAGATTTTGTTCGTTTGAAATTCAAAGCCGACGATCAAGGATTTGGTTTTCAAGAGCGCGATGATCAATGGACGGAACATGAGAAAAATTTCAATGGTCTTTTAGAGAATCTAAATAGTGGCAATAACTCGTCGGCCGATAATGATGACATGACACCGGCTGTAGGTTTGGGATTTGCCACATCAAACACTTCTGACAAAAAGAAGAAACTAAAAGAAAAGATAAGTGGACAATCTTTGGAAGAAAGATCAAAACAAAGCAAAGCTAGGGTACATTATAAGAAATTCACCAAAGGCAAAGACATGTCACAATACAGTGAAAAAGATTTGGCCAATATCTTTGGTAAAAAAGCCACTCCAGAGGATGCAAATATTTATGATCAATTTCAAGCTTTTAATCAAAGAGATGAAGATGTGGAATTGCCATCTGGAACTCCAATTATTAACACTGGCATTTCTGTAAATgattatttcaaatcaaaaatggctgctttgaaagaaaaacaaggCATTGAAGTGTCGCTTAATCCATTTGGTGGCAACACGAGAATAAAGAGAAAACAAAGCGATGACGAAGAAGCACCAGACGTCGAAGAGGAACATGTTCccaggaagaagaagaaaaccaaTCATGTCGAGGTTGAGAAATCCGAAACAGCAGAACCAGCAGCGAAATCTGGAGAAGAGCAGGTTCCTcggaaaaagaagaaaagtaaaaaacagtCAATTGAAGTGGAGGAGTCGAACATTGTTGAGGAAACACCTGAATCTGAAGAGCCTcctaagaaaaagaaaaaagacaaaaaaaagaaactggAACTGGTAACAAATATAGCCGAAAAGATTCAGAATCCAGTTGAATCCAATTCAGAGGAATCAAATTcgtctaaaaagaagaagaaatcgaAAAAGGAGATTGCCAATGAAGAAATCGTCGAAACTCCTTGCATTCCATTGGAAGAccaaattcaaaaaaccaaaaaaaagaaagataagaAAGATAAATCTCTTCCAGAAGAAGCAAAAACCGAAAAAGTTGAAGAATCCACAAGTCAAAATACCGCCGAAGAAATCCACCAACAAGAAGAAACTTCCAAACcaataaaatcgaaaaagaaGAAAGATAAAGCTGAAGTAAGTTCACATCCAAATGAATTGActtcattaacaaaaaaaaatccctatTTAATTGATAAATATACAATTTCTATATTTTGTGCAGAAAAATTCCGCAATTTAGATTTTGACAAatatcaaaattcaaatttaccaAATTTAATTGGCTACGGACTAAGTGAAACTCTAGAATTGGATGTAAAAAATATTGCTAAAGATGCTGAACGAATAATGAATCTATGGACAGGGAAATCGGATAAATATACGGATAATAAAAAATCGAAACTAAAATCTTAtaataaatatatgaaaaaagtgaaagtaGCAAGAAGAACGCAGCAAAAAATACCAACATtacattttaaaagtttaaaacgtaaaagtgtattttaa